The Obesumbacterium proteus DNA window GCGATCATCTCGGGCCCAATGCTTGGCAGGATCGCCGCGCTGATGAAGCCATGCAGCTCGCGGAAACGCTGATCCACGATTACGTCAGCGCCGGTTTTCGCAAGATCCATCTTGATTGTTCCATGTCATGCCTCGGCGATCCCGCTCCTTTGGGGGATATGGAAGTTGCTGCGCGTGCGGCTCGTCTTTGTGCGGTGGCAGAGAACGCGTGGCAGCAGGTGGGCGGTGAACGTCCGGTGTATGTGATTGGCACCGAAGTTCCGGTTCCCGGCGGTGCTCAAGAAGATATGGACGGTATGCTGGTCACCACGCCACAGGCCGCGGCGGCGACGCTGGATATTCATCAAAAGGCATGGCACAAGGCTGGGCTGGACAGCGTATGGGAAAGAGTGATTGCGCTAGTCGTACAGCCGGGCGTTGAGTTTGACCACCACAGCGTGGTGCATTATCAGCCGGAAAAAGCACAGGCGCTGAGCCAGTTTATCGAAAGCCAGCCGCATATGATTTATGAAGCCCATTCCACCGACTACCAAACGCCGCACGCCTATCGCGAGCTGGTGCGCGATCACTTTGCGATCTTAAAAGTCGGTCCAGCCTTAACCTTTGCGCTGCGTGAAGCCCTGTTTGCTCTCGATCGTATCGATCGTGAATGGAACGGTGAGCTTAAAGCAGCACATCTACGCGACACGCTGGAGCAGGTGATGCGCGAACAGCCGCAGCAGTGGAATCGCTATTACCACGGTTCGCCACACCAACAATTTATCGATCGCCAGTACAGCCTCAGCGATCGCGTTCGCTATTACTGGCCTCATCCTCAGGTACAGCAGGCCGTTGATTTACTGATGAGTAATCTGCGCAGCCATCCGGTGCCGATGGCGCTGCTCAGCCAGTATCTCCCCGAGCAGGCACAGGCGTTGAACGCCGGAACGCTAGATAAAGATCCACAGCAGTGGGTTCTAGACAAAATACAGCGGGTGCTTTTGAGCTACGCCGAAGCCTGTGAACCCAAGGCTGAAACTATCCAATCTCAGGCGCAAGGAGCCTTAGCATGAGTGAGCTGTTTTCCTATTCTGAAGCATGGCTGCATGAGCACCATGCGCTTCATACCGCGCGTGAAATCGACCAGCAGCCACGCCTGTGGCAACAGCTACACGATGAGTTGAGCGAGAGTCAGGGATATTGGAAGCCATTTTTGCAGCCGCTATTGGCCGATCCTACTCTGCAAATTGTGTTGTGCGGCGCGGGTTCGTCGGCGTTTGTTGGGCGAGCGCTGGCTCCTTGGCTGCGTGAGCAATGTGGTTTGGACGTAGTGGCCTATGGTACGACCGATATTGTGCCTTCGCCGCTGCAATATCTCGACCCTGAACGCCCTACGTTGCTGGTGTCCTACGGACGCTCAGGCAATAGCCCTGAAAGCGTTGCGGCCGTGCGCTTAGCCGATCAGATATTGCCGCATTGCCACCATTTAATGCTGACCTGTAACCCTGATGGAGCACTGGCACGCTACGCAGAAGGGCGACGCAATGTCTGCTCGCTGATCATGCCTCAGGGGTCACACGATCAAAGTTTTGCCATGACCTCCAGCTTTAGCTGCATGACGCTGGCCACCGTGCTGCTGCTAGGGCCGTTAACGCTGGCGCAGAGCGCACCGTCGTTACAACAGATGACTGCGTTGTGTAGCCGTGAACAACAGCATTGGCAACAGCAGGTAAAAGCGCTGGCGAACAGCGGATTCAAGCGCGCGATGGTATTAGGCGGGCGCTGTTTTACCGGTATTGCCGAGGAAGCCGCGCTGAAGATGCTTGAGCTCACCGCAGGGCGGATTGCCACACGCTACGACTCGTCAATGGGCGTGCGCCATGGACCGAAATTCATGGTGGATGGCGACACGCTGGTGCTGCTGATGATGTCTTCCGAAGCTTATTGCCACCGCTACGATGCTGATTTACTGCGTGAACTACGCCATGACGATCTGGCCAAGCAGATCGTGGCGCTGAGCGGTACGCCGGGAGATTTCCATACCGTACTCGATAGCGATCTGGATGATATCTGGCTGCTATTTCCTTATCTGATGTATTTGCAGATGTTGGCGTTTGAAACGTCTTTGGCACTGGGCATGACGCCAGATAACCCGTGCCCGACAGGGGAAGTCAACCGTGTGGTGAAGGGGGTGGAAATCTATCCGTTTACCGCAGTTCGTTCCATCAACACTCATTTAGCAAAATAACAAGTCAGGAGTGGAGCATGTCGACCCCGAATATTTTAATGACCCGCATTGATAACCGATTAGTTCACGGGCAGGTAGGTGTGACGTGGACAAATACGCTAGGGGCTAATTTGGTTTTGGTTGCCAATGACGCCGCAGCAGCCGATCCGGTACAGCAAAACCTGATGGATATGGTGGTGGCGGAAGGCGTTCAAACCCGCTATTTCACGCTG harbors:
- a CDS encoding D-tagatose-bisphosphate aldolase, class II, non-catalytic subunit, encoding MQPLLQLIRRHKSGEAVGIYSVCSAHPWVLESALLLAKARHSAVLIEATSNQVNQFGGYTGMTPAQFRDAVWAQADRVGLSRERVWLGGDHLGPNAWQDRRADEAMQLAETLIHDYVSAGFRKIHLDCSMSCLGDPAPLGDMEVAARAARLCAVAENAWQQVGGERPVYVIGTEVPVPGGAQEDMDGMLVTTPQAAAATLDIHQKAWHKAGLDSVWERVIALVVQPGVEFDHHSVVHYQPEKAQALSQFIESQPHMIYEAHSTDYQTPHAYRELVRDHFAILKVGPALTFALREALFALDRIDREWNGELKAAHLRDTLEQVMREQPQQWNRYYHGSPHQQFIDRQYSLSDRVRYYWPHPQVQQAVDLLMSNLRSHPVPMALLSQYLPEQAQALNAGTLDKDPQQWVLDKIQRVLLSYAEACEPKAETIQSQAQGALA
- a CDS encoding SIS domain-containing protein, whose amino-acid sequence is MSELFSYSEAWLHEHHALHTAREIDQQPRLWQQLHDELSESQGYWKPFLQPLLADPTLQIVLCGAGSSAFVGRALAPWLREQCGLDVVAYGTTDIVPSPLQYLDPERPTLLVSYGRSGNSPESVAAVRLADQILPHCHHLMLTCNPDGALARYAEGRRNVCSLIMPQGSHDQSFAMTSSFSCMTLATVLLLGPLTLAQSAPSLQQMTALCSREQQHWQQQVKALANSGFKRAMVLGGRCFTGIAEEAALKMLELTAGRIATRYDSSMGVRHGPKFMVDGDTLVLLMMSSEAYCHRYDADLLRELRHDDLAKQIVALSGTPGDFHTVLDSDLDDIWLLFPYLMYLQMLAFETSLALGMTPDNPCPTGEVNRVVKGVEIYPFTAVRSINTHLAK